From the Glycine max cultivar Williams 82 chromosome 11, Glycine_max_v4.0, whole genome shotgun sequence genome, the window gtccaaaaataaaaattgcattcTATTATCCCATTGATCAGAAGATCAGCAATGATCAGTGGAGAACAATGGGTATGTCCAAGATTCCAAGCATCAATTTTACAATAATGGGCATTAGATTAGGGGTCCCATCATCATTTCCCAATCTTTCTTTGATTTACCACTTATCTTTGCAGGTGGAGGGGACGGTGACCACATCCagttaatacaaattaaagtaGTTTTACATGTTCAAGTAACTTAAACAATACACTATTAGCTCAACAGTTTTGGTCAGATTAATGGAAGGGCCATGTGTGCGTATTGATTTGTACATTTCAAGGAATAAAGaaatctatatatatgtgtaggCGTCAACATGTAAGTAGCACTGGGTAGTACATCACCATTGAAATAGACTTTCTGGATAGGAATTAACTTCAATGATGGTATCTTTTCGGCAAGGCTATCCATTCAATTCACACTCTGATTTAAGaaagaattaaagaaatatgaaaactaaataaataagagagaaaTGTTTAAATATAAACGCTGGTgagaaaattaataacaatttcCCTCCATTTATTCACTTGGAACaaagtaaaaatatacaaatagacaattatgtctttaaaatatttataagttaCGGAAATAATACTatggtcttttttttataagaaattagattatcatttgtttcttataaaaaggatAGAAGATAGTATTATATaggaaaattttaataaatacttttaggTCACtagtttaaaacaaaaaatgaaattatattttaaaaataatcttaaaattacTAATTGAGGAATTACTTacagaattttttattaaaattaaaattttattaattatatatttttatataatttttttaatcaatgttttcaaggtactagttaattaaaaaaaattaatatcttaacGAATTTTGCAATGCATTCTCAATAGTACttgtttctaataaaatttctaCAACTAATTCCTTAACTAATGTTAGCCCTGTTAACAAGGACTTAGGCCTTATTTAAACAcgtgaaaaactaaaaatgaatatCTGTCCCAACACTTTTCTCACATGAGTGatgagagttaaaaaaaaaaaaactgggggAATTATACTTTTCTTATTTCTAGCTTATTTCTCTACCAACCAATACGGAGAGGTCAGACATCTTTAATTTGATCCTTTTCAgtcttaacaatttttttttcgattCTCTTTCACACATCAAATAAACAAagtgtaaaaaaatgaaaacaataatgtttaAACACTTGTTAGATGTATATATTAAgtgatagataaaaaaaaagagaagtaaaaTACGATAAATAGAATGATATgacaaaatagagaaaaaaaaatgaaaaaaaaaggtatataaatattattattgtacaGAAAATACTACTACTGTAAAACAAAAGTGGTGGACTATTTCCATGTTGCTTCACTCTCTCCTCCTTGTGTTACTAGTTCTTTAGTTTTGACCACGCGTTCACTAATCACGGCGTTAGTATTATCTAtcttaatttactttaaatgCGTGTTTTTGGCATTCAATATACAGAACTTCAAAAAAATGTAACCACAATAAatctttaatgaaaaataaattttgaattcagaaAATGATATCTTGAGGGCCCATGTTGTTCACGTTAAAGGACTCTGAAAAGCTTGTCCCCGTTTGAGCGGAAAAAatgttatcaaataaaaaatataaaagattataCTACCATATGTtctggttatatatatatatatatatagagagagagagagagagagagagaaatctCAAGACCCTCTCTCCCAGATTTTAGATTTAGcaacaaaatatcaattatatCAGAAAGCTAATTGAGATTCCAAGTTCCAACTCAAGTTTAAAATGTGGTGAACGCGAAAAGTGGTTAAAATAATTGTAGCAAGTGTATTATATTACATTACATATAACGTGTAAACCTAGAAGACGTGAGAAAAAGGGTGTAGATGTTTTGGTATGgatttgattatattatatagGGGGCAAATACAGACCATAGGTatatcaaaaaggaaaaagcatATAAATATTACACGTACAAATAACAACGACCGCCATATATTCTTCAAACCAAGTTGATTAATTTGAAgattattaaatttcatttattattgaatGGCGAGGGGTCGGGGGCttgcaaataataataataataaagcccAACGCCTTCGTTCctatttagtttttagtttggATCGTTGGAGCCAATTGAAATTACTTATATATGTCGTCCAATTCAACTGATTCAGCTATTCAGCTATAGTCTATAGATGAATCATAAGCTCAACAAAGATGTTACAGGAAAGCAATCATCTAAAAGCAGAATATATGGGCTTACATGATATGATAAATATCATGATATATATTCCTTCTGCATCTTTTAGCAGAGAAGACTGTGAAAGATTCCCTCAGCTTTTATTTTTGATACATACTAgtagtattttattttccctaGTAGTATATATAGagcattttataaataataattagtaaCGTACGGGTCAAATCTAAATGACATGTAATTATAATAAGTTCAtacatttcttctttctttgctATGAATTATATATCTATCAGTCCTCCTGATTGGCATATATAGTTTGATGGGTTTCCCGTCAAACCAGTCATTTCTCATTTTGTGCATAAATCTTGATACTATATACGCACGTATTTGTATTCGTTTTCTTGATGCGTATAGGAAAAGCAGAAAGCTAAACATGGCGGTTCTCTTCTCATGATGCAATTCAACAACCATCACTCCATTTTGATTGCTTGCCCACCTCATTATCCCCtccccataaaaaaaaaaacaaactttttaataaaacaaaatattaatatttttaagacacatcatcgtcatcatcatgtattcattaataatataattaagtagTAATTAATATCTCCTCCCCGATGAAGCATTATTTGAGATTAGCAATAGCAAGCAGCAAATGAGAACCACAAAGTGTCATGACATAGTTTGACCAATTGGAGGCTGGCTGGTAGTATCTCCCATGTCTACCCCACTCTGATATTTTTCCAGATGAAACCGCAAGCCGAAGCAGCCTCTTTTTTATAAGAGAAGGAAAAGGCTAGAGAaccatccttttcttcttccccCGGTCCCTCCTTTTCACACACACAACACTCactctttctttctgttttcctttttctattattcCACTTATCAAGAAACCCTAATACAGATACAGtttccctctctctttctcaagCAATCCAAAGTCACAACCCACACACACTGTACGGGTTGTGCAGATCAGAGGGTGTTGGTACACTCTATCTATCTTTTTTCTCCCATAAGCAGAAACACCCTCTCTAATGTTTCTCTCTTTGTCCCATACCCATACCTCATTCTGCAAGCGTCcccttaaataataaatacaccgcgtgtgtgtgtgtatgtgagagagagagagtaagaAATAAAGCAAATCTCTCTGCTGTTTCTCTTACGTCTTTCTATTTTGGGCTCTCATGGATTCGGGTAACAGTGGGAGTATGCAATCTTCCAGCACCGCCGGTGATGAAGAGTACGATTCACGCGCCGACCCATCTTTGTCGTCATCAATCTCTGCGTTCTTTAATAGTAACTCCCATCCTTCAGCTCCACCACAACCAACAACGTTAACAAACCACGTTGGTCCTCCTTTCTCTACTCAGCACCACCACGTGTTCGACCCTTTATCATCCAATTACTTGGATCCGACACAAAGATCGCCGCAATCAAACCAAATCCTCAACCTCGACATGGTGCGGTCCAAGGTTGCCGCCAGATCCGGACCCGATTTTAGCTCCTTCATACCTTCATCTTCcccacacaacaacaacaaccaagcTTTTCTGTTAACTCAATTGGGAGGAGGAGGAGTTAACAACGTTGGTGCTTTTCCCAGTACCACTCTCCCTCCAGAAAGTGGAGGAGGCGGATTAGTAATGAATGAACAAGTAAACAGTAGCAACACCAACAAAAACATGGTTCGAAACCCGAAGAAAAGGTCAAGAGCTTCTAGGCGTGCACCCACCACTGTTCTCACTACGGACACCACGAATTTCCGAGCCATGGTTCAGGAATTCACTGGCATCCCAGCACCTCCTTTCACTTCCTCCTCCTCGTCTTTCCCAAGAACAAGGTTAGATCTCTTTGCCACCTCTAATGCTTCTTCTTCATCCATTATTAGAGAACAAACACCTTCTTATCTTCTTCGCCCCTTTGCACACAAAGTCCAAGCTCAAGTACCTTCTTCAATCCCACCACCCTCTTCCTTTCAACCCATGTTGAAcaactaccaccaccaccaccaccagcaTAACCCAATTCTCAGCTTCCAATCCATTCTCCAACCGCATCAACTCATTGGTTCTAAAACTCAACAACAACCCTCCTTGGAAATACCGCCTAGTGCTCTTGGGTTGGAGGAATTAGGATTGAACCATgctcatcatcaaaacatcaacatGCGTTCGTCTTCATCGGATGGAACATTGTCAAGGGTCAACAACGACAATAACAACATGCGTGGTCCTTCGGCAGATTGGGCCCAGGCCCAGGCCCAAAGaattgataacaatgatggaGGACTTTTGGGGTCTCTTACTGGTGCCACCTTAAACTACAGAAGCAATATTGTTTCGGATCAGCGAGTCAAGGTTACTAATAATTCGGATTTTCATGGAGAAAAAGGACCGGAATGTGTTGTGGCTGTACGAAGCGAAGGTATGGTCGAATCGTGGATTAATTGTTCTTCTGATTGAGAGCAGAAATAAGCAACCATCAAATGGGAAAAGAATATatgaacaaagaaaaaaagggagattcataaatatattttcctcACACGGTTTAAAGCAACTGATGATGGTAGTATACTAATTCATGAGAGACAGAATCTTGGTAATTGGTATCCTCAGCTTAACCATGACcgtcaaattaattaaacacctttttcttcttcttttatttggtTCTTTGTGTCCATTAGAATTATGCGTAAATAACTAGCAGCTACCTTGTCTTTCTCTactcctttattttattttatttgttttcttctcaaaatCTCAATTGTGGTTTTGATCGATATTATATACAGCTATATACGAATTAGAATCCTGGAGGGTTTTCGTTTCGACGTACGTTTGTTTCATCGTAATTTGTGTCTCTATTTGGTAAACTAGAGAGCTACATACATACAATGGCAGCATCATATGATCAGTTTGTGGTTCGTGTCACTGTATATGGATTTTGGTTTTGACTACTTGTGTGAAATTATGGTTCAGAGAATGTACAATGTGCACAGCATAGAATGAACAACACAGACAAAACTGTATGTATCCTCTCTTTTCCTGTTTTGTCGCACCTTCTATTCTCTGATTTTACCTCTAATGTTTGTTTGCCATTTTGTCTGCTTTCTTTCTTGCACTCTTCCCCCCAATTCTTCTACCCtttattctctttttcatttctttaattttgtcgCCGATTATAAAATTGTAGATTCTAGGAGTAATTGGTGGCAAGATTTGGGGGATTGTAAGTCGCCGAAATCTCgttttatcaaaatcaaagatATGTTCatgtgtaacaaaaaaaaaaagaagatatgttcatgtgttttttaaacatttttttgtgtgctttttttaacatctaaaaattataaacataaaaatagtttCTAACGGCACctttagaaattagaaaacaaaGTAGTTCAGgcttaaaaattcaatttaatgtGTGCTTGTGGCTCTATACACTCACACCTTCAATAATatacttttcaaaagaaaacgTAAACCattgtctatttttaataatttgtaaatgctatatatactatattattttttgtattaatttctaaGTAGACAGTCCATGATAAATTAGTCTTCTATTTTACTACCTTTGATAATTAATCACGCGCGggctttgtttgttttgtattaaAAGTTTCAGCGAATAAatgttcaaaatttatattaaaattgggTTACTTCTTGTTATATATAGTACTAaacgataaaataaaataaggaaacaaattattaaaaaaattgtcatatatGATCATAATTAATGAAGGGAGTATGAGTAAGgaactaatatattaaaaaatatttttagtacaGTTTTACCataagttttaatatatttctaatgttattttaaattaaaaaaattcattgatcactACATAAATTCATTGAACATGGGAAACACAAAAAGTTGAAGCTTGTTGATTAACGAAAGAAACTTTATTTAATCTAGTTTTTATAGaacttaattttattgaattttatatgccaattttttttattgaattataggAATATGATTTCATGCATATATGTGCGCGCCACCACTCCAAAATAAGCACACATTATTTATACTAGCTAGAGAATATGTAGCCATGATGTGCCAGAAGAAAATGCTGATGTGGCCAGTTGAACAAATAATCAAATGTATTCAAATTGAAATATTATTGGCTGaa encodes:
- the LOC102662847 gene encoding uncharacterized protein, with amino-acid sequence MDSGNSGSMQSSSTAGDEEYDSRADPSLSSSISAFFNSNSHPSAPPQPTTLTNHVGPPFSTQHHHVFDPLSSNYLDPTQRSPQSNQILNLDMVRSKVAARSGPDFSSFIPSSSPHNNNNQAFLLTQLGGGGVNNVGAFPSTTLPPESGGGGLVMNEQVNSSNTNKNMVRNPKKRSRASRRAPTTVLTTDTTNFRAMVQEFTGIPAPPFTSSSSSFPRTRLDLFATSNASSSSIIREQTPSYLLRPFAHKVQAQVPSSIPPPSSFQPMLNNYHHHHHQHNPILSFQSILQPHQLIGSKTQQQPSLEIPPSALGLEELGLNHAHHQNINMRSSSSDGTLSRVNNDNNNMRGPSADWAQAQAQRIDNNDGGLLGSLTGATLNYRSNIVSDQRVKVTNNSDFHGEKGPECVVAVRSEGMVESWINCSSD